Proteins from one Ahaetulla prasina isolate Xishuangbanna chromosome 2, ASM2864084v1, whole genome shotgun sequence genomic window:
- the LOC131190524 gene encoding uncharacterized protein K02A2.6-like, translating to MSSYTPPAPFDPAKEKWGSYMARFECFLEANELQGVSDNRKRAYFLSHCGPEVFDTAESLAEPTPVQSVPWQTLQTVLKAHYAPTPSKYVQRYEFRERRQQEGESISVYMAALRKATNHCEFRDLEEALLEQLIRGVRDIRLRRRLLSKSNLTLANALDEARANEMSTQAAETLQKQALNGGRPRRVPFALKPRIDRELDKLVNQGILVPVDHAKWETPIVTPVKPDGSVRICADYKATLNKALQKSAYPVPVVQHLLHSMGQGQVFAKLDLTQAYQQLPVDNSTAEAQTIVTHRGAFKCTRLQFGVSVAPGLFQNLMERLLQGLPGVVPYFDDVLVSAENLEELGVRLRKVLGIFRSAGLKVKLNKCQIGVESVEFLGYRIDREGIHPTESKVRAIRKAPVPKNKMELQAFLGLVNFYAVFLRNKATVAEPLHKLLAKTAAWSWGKAEARAFEGVKNLLSSDSLLIQYNGTLPLVLSCDASPYGVGAVLSHRLPNGTEAPIAYYSRTMSSTERNYSQLDKEALAIVSGVKKFHEYVFGRDFEIITDHRPLLGLLAGDRPTPVALSPRLTRWTIFLAAYSYKLLHRPGKELGHADALSRCPLPEIPEKLRKKVLELLHEGHPGIVRMKGLARSYVWWPLMDTEIAERVGKCQACQESRPLPPTAPIREWERPQGPWSRIHIDFAGPFHGQTFLVVVDAYSKWLEIILMRSMTAEAVISVLRHLFVTHGLSDTLVSDNGPQFTATQFEGYLAEEGIRHVLLAPFHPATNGLAERFVRSAKEALSRIRPGDWQTKIDTFLAVQHRTPCVTTGRSPAELLMGRKLRCPLDRLNPNYTPDGYKGAHGKTRGMAVGDLVWAYNYSEGPTWLAGKILEITGPKSYLVEIEDGRVWKRHIDQIRKRITGKSESDETGPDYPMFESTADSNPGQTRDLSEFQEVQRRQPVPPENSRDDSANNPGPDGLEEELRGTNSPSGQLDSLPENELRRSERVRRRPVYLRDYVEK from the exons atgtccagctacacaccgccagcgccattcgacccagctaaggaaaaatgggggtcatacatggctcgtttcgagtgtttcctcgaggcgaacgaacttcaaggagtctcagacaacaggaagcgagcgtatttcctgagccactgcggtccagaggttttcgacaccgcagaatcgttggcggagccaacgccggtacaatcggtgccgtggcagactctacagaccgtattaaaagcccattatgcaccaacgccgtccaagtatgtgcaacggtacgaattcagggagcgtaggcagcaagagggcgagtccatcagcgtatacatggcagccctgaggaaagccacgaaccattgcgagttccgagacttggaagaggcattgctggagcaactcattcgtggggtcagggacatccgtttgcgacggcggctgctgtccaaaagcaacttgacgctggcaaacgccttggatgaagccagggctaatgagatgtctacccaagcggcggaaaccctacaaaagca agcgctgaACGGCGGGCGGCCC aggagggttccgttcgccctaaagcccaggattgaccgggaactggacaagctagtaaaccagggaattctagtgccagttgaccatgctaagtgggagacccctatagtcaccccagtcaaaccggacgggtcggtccggatttgcgctgactataaggcaacgcttaacaaagcgttgcaaaagagtgcttaccccgtcccggtggtacagcacttactgcactcgatggggcaagggcaggtttttgccaagctagacttgacccaagcctatcaacagctgcctgtagataacagcacagccgaagcgcagacaattgtgactcacagaggggcttttaagtgtacccggttacagtttggggttagtgtggctccagggttatttcagaacctaatggagcggctattgcagggactaccaggggtggtaccatactttgacgatgtactggtatccgctgagaatctagaggaattaggggtaaggctgcgaaaagttttgggcattttccggtctgccggtctcaaagttaaactgaacaaatgccagatcggggttgaatctgtggaattcctgggctaccggatagacagggaagggattcaccctactgaaagcaaggtacgggccatcaggaaggccccggttccaaagaacaaaatggagttacaggcattcttaggtctggtcaacttctacgcggtattcttaagaaataaggcaacagtagccgagccgctgcataaattactagcaaagacggctgcatggtcttggggaaaggcggaagctagggcattcgaaggggtaaagaatctcctatcgagtgatagcctccttatccaatacaatggcacgctgccattagtgttaagctgcgatgcatctccctatggggtgggggctgtgctcagccacaggttgccaaatggcacagaagcccctattgcatattactcccgaaccatgtcatcaactgaaaggaattatagccagcttgataaggaagccttggctatagtctccggagtaaagaaattccatgaatatgtatttggtcgtgatttcgaaatcatcacggaccatagacctttgctaggcctgttggcaggcgaccgcccaacgcccgtggcactttcgcccagattgaccagatggactatcttcctagcggcgtattcttacaaactactacaccggccagggaaggaattagggcatgcagacgccctgagcagatgcccattaccagag atcccggagaaattgaggaaaaaggtattggagctccttcacgaaggccacccagggatcgtgagaatgaagggtctagcgagaagctatgtgtggtggcccctaatggacacggaaattgctgaaagggtagggaaatgccaggcctgccaggagtccagaccgctacccccaacggccccgattcgggaatgggagagaccccagggcccttggtctaggatccatatcgattttgccggccccttccacggccaaacctttctggtagtagtcgatgcctactctaaatggctggaaatcattctcatgagatccatgacagccgaggccgtgatttcagtcctacggcacctatttgtaacccacgggttgtccgacactttagtctccgataacggcccgcaattcacggcaacccagtttgaggggtacttggcagaggagggcatccgacatgtcctcttggcgcctttccaccctgcgacgaacggccttgcagaacgtttcgttcggagcgcaaaggaagcattgtccagaatcaggccaggcgattggcaaacaaaaatcgatacattcctagcagtccaacacagaaccccctgtgtaacaactggccgcagcccggcagagctattaatgggtcggaagcttaggtgcccactagaccgtttaaacccaaactacacaccagacggttacaaaggggcacacggtaaaacaagagggatggcagtaggcgacctagtgtgggcatacaactacagcgagggcccgacctggttagcaggaaaaatcctagagataacaggaccaaaatcatatctagtagagatagaggatggccgggtatggaagcgccacatagaccaaataaggaaacgcataaccggtaaatcagaatcagacgaaacaggccctgactatccaatgtttgaatccacagctgactcaaacccggggcaaacgcgggacttatctgagttccaggaggtccagcgacgccaaccggttcctcctgaaaacagcagggacgactctgcaaataatccagggccggatggcctagaggaggagctgagaggaacaaacagtccctccggtcagctcgactcactcccagaaaatgaattgcgcaggtccgaaagagtcaggagacgcccagtctacttgcgtgattacgttgaaaaataa